The following proteins are co-located in the Schistocerca nitens isolate TAMUIC-IGC-003100 chromosome 2, iqSchNite1.1, whole genome shotgun sequence genome:
- the LOC126235668 gene encoding putative ATP synthase subunit f, mitochondrial produces the protein MAFGDYPAEYNPKVHGTYDPARYYGKPDTPLADVKVGELGSWLARRNKSPQAMAGAISRAWWRWQHKYVQPKRPGIAPFFQITAGAMLFFYCINYGKLKRHRNYKYHW, from the exons ATGGCGTTCGGAGACTACCCAGCTGAATATAATCCGAAAGTGCATGGCACATATGATCCTGCCCGTTATTACGGGAAAC ctgACACACCACTAGCTGATGTGAAGGTTGGTGAACTGGGAAGCTGGCTTGCACGCCGCAATAAGTCGCCACAAGCTATGGCTGGTGCTATCAGCCGTG CTTGGTGGAGATGGCAACACAAATATGTGCAGCCGAAGCGACCAGGGATTGCTCCGTTCTTTCAAATAACAGCTGGTGCTATGCTCTTCTTTTATTGCATCAATTATGGAAAACTGA